The following are encoded together in the Pseudomonas sp. IB20 genome:
- the lysM gene encoding peptidoglycan-binding protein LysM gives MSIFSFVKEAGEKLIDLLTPGNANASEELKKHISDVGLGNPNVTATVDGDKVTVKGEVATQEEKEKIILAAGNIAGVGSVDDQITVSGPVVAAATFVVVKKGDTLSAISKTVYGDANLYNKIFEANKPLLSHPDKIYPGQTLRIPAK, from the coding sequence GGAAGCTGGCGAGAAGCTTATTGACCTGTTGACGCCGGGTAATGCGAACGCAAGTGAGGAGTTGAAGAAGCACATCAGCGATGTTGGGCTTGGAAATCCGAATGTCACCGCAACCGTTGATGGCGACAAAGTCACCGTCAAAGGCGAAGTTGCCACCCAGGAAGAGAAAGAAAAAATCATCCTGGCGGCAGGCAATATTGCCGGTGTTGGCAGTGTAGATGACCAGATCACCGTTTCTGGGCCTGTAGTCGCTGCAGCCACCTTTGTCGTGGTGAAAAAGGGCGACACCCTGAGCGCTATCTCCAAGACTGTTTACGGTGATGCGAATCTGTACAACAAGATCTTCGAAGCCAACAAGCCGCTGTTGTCGCATCCGGACAAAATCTACCCTGGGCAGACGCTGCGTATTCCAGCCAAGTAA